The region TTTTTTAAAGGTATTAGGCCTTAAATTTACTACaagattaaataataaaatcaaattgaacttGAACTTGAACTAAAGAAAATCAGAAAAGATGAAAACTGgcttctcttttctttctctttcttcaAGAACCATAAAAAACTTTTCTTATCAGGAGCAGAGCTAGAACTTCAAGTCAAGTGGGGCAAGGTATCACAAACACGAACGCGAAAAAACAGAATATTTGAATACAGATATTGTGAAACAatggtattttaaatttttcgatgtaaaaaatgaaatttcaaatCCAAAATGTCAAGTATTTGAACTATTTACAATGTGGGGACACGTCAATTCATGAATATATAGTGTATGTACTACTTATGATGGAAATACACAAtaaacgataaataatacgagcgcattaattttataaatatatatgttgaaCTACAAAGTAGAAAGATAGGATACTTAATCCTTTATTTAGCATTGTTTTCCTTTTACAATTTGAAGTCTAGTTTTTTAATGGATTAGGACTTAAATTGTGTCTGAAAGGTTCACTACAAATACATGTGATGACCCTATTGTAAAttcacaacaaacatatagaataaattatCTCTCTGTCCGTGGAATAGATCGCATTGATCGAACTGcgtaaaaaaaattgtatgatttttttttcttttttattttctgctgcGCTAACAGTTTTTACGAATGATAATGCACATATATCATGATAATTAGACTATTGAACCTAAGCTATGATTGAAAGGAAAGgaaaaaatactttaaaaacaATAGTTTAACTTATTTAGTATAGTAGTGcaatattttatcttattttgttaTTCTAGTTGTAGTAGTTTACCTTATTTTGTACTCTAATTGGTTTATAACactaatactaattaaatagctattttaattatagtcaattattaaattactaaaacctCTAAATATCTAATGAATTAGAAAGGGCTATTAGCTAAAAATATCCGTCTCTTCCATCCATACTTTTATACataatatagatatagatatggATATGATTAAATGCTTTAAAGTCAAggataatatacataaatatatgtttccatattttaaatctaaaatgtTTAATGTCTCGAAAATTTTTGATCTTTTATctctttttcaatttcaattttacaagtattaaattaatctcttttttattggaaaaaagttcaaataagtcattcattttgaatttttcaaataaaaaagagttcaaattaGTCATTTATAAggttttttttgaattttttccaataaaaaaaatccaatttacaaaattaagtaCAATTGAAACCCAGAGTTGCCAATGTAGGTACAATTGACGATTTTACAATGTCGCGATGAAATTAATAAGAGGCTAAGAGTTTGAAGTTTTTTTGGACATTAAGCCAATCTAAAATGGTGACAAAACTAGTAACAATGTCAAATTTATACATGAAATACATACACACGAACTATTGAGTAGTTTTAGAAAATTTGTTGCTTTAGGGTCAGCAGAAATTGGCAGTTTTGAAAGCAAGAATGTACATGAAGGAGTTGGAGTATGCAAATCTGATCATCTGGCTATTTTTCAAAGCTTTTCCTCCATTAACCAAGCAATCATCATAGGATAATCTCTTGAATATTGTTGGGTTTACCATTCTTGCAGAGGCAAACCAGCCACAATGGAGATGAATATTTGAAGGAGCACATCTTGATACGCTGCATGTGCTTATAATCTGAACTATGTACTGTGGTATTCCTGAACTTGAATCTCTACTTTGTGATATGCTTATATCTCTGTTTGAGCAACTACCTGATATACGTTGATAATAATCACAGTAATTAGTTACCAGTTTTAGGGGAAATTGATTCTTAAAATACTCAAACTATCACactttaattattaaactttaatttcatttcatCGATCATGAGGTTTTTCAGGATTTTTTATTCAGTTTTGCATGAAAACTagacatgtatatatatataatttgacaaaaaaacgTTCCACTAATTAATGTGAAATTATACACTCGTTATAAACTTTCTTAGATAAAAATAAGCAGAAGTACTTGATTGACATAcatgggatattaaactctgtaggtCACTAAACTTTTctgaaattacaaaaaggtcactaaataattttttcttataaaatggtcactaaactttattttttattacaaaagggtacAACCAAATCAGGCCGTTTTCACACAAAAACACAacattttgcttatgtggcaaactgaaattacaaaaaggaacatagctcaatgacctttttgtaataaaaagtataattcaaTGACTTTTTTGAAATTCACAAAAAAATTAGTGATCTTTTCATAACAACaaaatcatttttataaaaggtatagtttaatgactattttgtaaaaaaaatttatttaatgagctttctgtaatttgaaaaaaaattagcgatCTACGGAGTTTAATATCCACATACATGTTAAAAACAATAAGCATAGTAAGTAAAAAGTGATTGTCTCGTATGTATTTTTAGTCGTTCTCgttgaaataaaattagaattaataaCCAACATAAATCGAATTAAAGGTTTTGATCATGATTATTTGAATATTCTGAAATTAATTACCCCATCTTCAGACCCAGAATATAAATCTATTCTAAGAAGTTGTTCTTTTACCGTGAAACAAAAGCTTTCTGTTATGAGCTGAGTACGAATATTGTTGCATTTTCTTGGTCATCGTTAgtgaataattattattttcatcatATGACTGTAAGAATTCAGTCTCTATACCTGCATATATAACCCAAGAAGTTGATAGTTAGAGAcgacaaaaaaatgaaaagagaaagttcagtaataatatatacatatatacctGATTGACTTCCAAGAATCAAACCTGAGCCTGTAATAATAATGAGCATGATAATCAAGTAACGGtagcaaaaatgaaaaaaactcATGATCATTTTCAAAGATGACACAGTAAATAACAAGCAACCGTAATGAGGAAGAGTTGGGTATTGTATATATGTAGAAAATTTAGGGTTTATTCATGAAATGGAAGCAACAAGGAAGATAAGGACCACTGTACCAATTTCATTCTAATCAAATTGTCTATTGATATTTCATCTCACAGCTgcattatatttattaatgtcACAAGACTCACAACAGCAGCCATTTAATGCACAACGCAAAAGTGATACCCTATTTCTGTACACCCAGTCCCTATTTCAGACAAAACTGCCCAAATTTACCTTTAGATCATCTGTGCCAAGAAACACTTATGTCtgtataaaaaattatgttagtaTATATAACGACTTCCCAACAAGAAAAATTTCTTATATACAGAGAGTTTACACAAAAATCATTTGTATTATTTGATGTgtaatttattcaaaataatttaatactcTCCTTCAAGAGATTCAATTGGCTTAATCATTTAATAAGTGACTTATGgaaaattatacaacacaatCGTAACGACATGTTATTCGTTCAACAAACCAATAATCGTTAGCTATGtagaaaattgaatgataaaaaaagtataattaaaaaattttctATCGCAAATGCTTATTAATTTGTTGTAAAAAATGACGTGGCCCAACGGTTATAACAAATTTATTCATGACATTTCTTGATGCGGAACATATAGACCAACCAGCTTGTTTGCTTTTCTAGACAAATAGATAAAAAAGTTAAGTGATAATTTCATAATTAATTCAACTTTCAAGTTAATTCCTCTAATTCAATGATTAACCCCTAACAATCAATACTCATGATTTTTGCTCATATTGTTCGTTGCTTTTCGACATAATTCCATTATATGCAGGCTTTAGAATTatcaattttacaattttagaaatattttgattaattttttattttgattggcTCACTCCACAGATGACATGGTGTACTAAGTCTACTTCagaatttctaattaaactgatcatcttttataaaataaaatacaaataaatatagaGAACTGTTGTGTTACATCACAtctttgtaaacaaatccagaaATTGTGCAGCTCATATATCTTATTGACGTAAACAGCTCTTTTTGGGTCAAAAAACAAATATCCCCTTTTTCGTCAAATACATTAATTGATTAACTTAATTGTACTTCTTCAATGGCCTTCTAACTTCGAAATTCGATTTCTTTGTCTCTCCATCTCTTTCAAATTCAACTGCACGCTGATATGGTAGAAAGTTGCAGGGAAACAATGGCAGTGGCAGTGGCAGTGCCCAGACTTGGTTATTGCATATGTAAATTTAACTTTTCCATTTTTGCCTAAGCCTACAGAATTCCGTCCAAACACTATCCATATGACCATGGATTAGTTAAGGCCATGTGggtgaaatttaaaaaatagcagTTCTGTTTGCTGTTCCTCACTTCTACATTCAAGTTTAAATGAATTTAGTTTCCGTTTTAAGAAGAGGAAATTGGCAATGGCAGAGAGTTTATGCATGGTTTTCTATGAAGATATCACGTGCATGGTTTAACAAGGGCCAGGCTTTTTACATGCTATCTGTTTATGTTCAACGTAtaccttttcactttttttcatCACATGTGTTTGCCTTGATTTGTGTAATTGAAGAGTTAAAAATCATTAATCAATGCGAATACACTATTTTCATCAATCTCAAGTGCCTAACGTCAATCGAAtgacattgttttttttttatatatactccctccgtcccgtaaagatagaaaaagcactcatttcacaagaattaagaaagtactccctccgtcccgtttaagaagggacatatctcaattttttttgtcccacttaagaaggccaATTCATGATTTTTGTGCCATTTTATAAGGAATTCTCTCTTATACCctcattttctctttctataattaaagcctaatactctacacacaaattacaagacaataattaatagTAGTTATTTATAGCTAATTTATGACAATTTGTCTATGTTATCCTTTCTAATCACTTAGTTATGTACACTACTCAAAGCCACTTTACTAATCATACTACTTACAactcatttatttatctttccaagaatatgcatttaatgttttatgataagcatgtaggggtattttgataatttttgacttaactaactccactttttctatttttatgggacaaaaaaaggtggtactttttctatctttacgggacggagggagtatatatatatatatatatatatatattttgaaaccGCGACTAATTGATCCTAAAAGGAATGAATAGAACTTATCGTATCATTGgagaatttgaaaattatttcattGTTGTAGCATCGTGCCAGACATTATTTAATTTCTTGGCGCAGAGAGTGAACACATGACAGATACAAGACCGAGTGAGAGAATTTTAACGGTAGTCTACTTCAATATGAACCCACCAAGCAAGTATGTAGCAAAAGCCAACACTCTCGACGACGAAGCAAACCGAATGATTGTTCTAGAATATTTATTCCACAAACGCTCTCcttctaatatatatatatatatatatatataaagttaaatGCTTCTGATGTAATATTACGTCACGTCAATTCTAAGCAAGTCATAAGTGTATTTAATAAAGAAGAAAAGgatcaaattgataaaaatttaaaaattataatatatttaacaaacgtagtataattatataaatagataaattttacttttctttGTTTGTATCACCTACTTCtctatttaaacaaaacaatatttATTATCGTCTTTCTTTTATAATATCACGAGCGTCGTCCCCATACATGATGAGAATGGATATCAtcctcaaataaattaaaaagaacacAATAATATCTTTATGtgataaaatcaatttattaacCTCATTTCATTCATTAAgattaaatagattaaaaatttacaacttcgtgtaaaatttatgtaattttattattatttccttCCAGTTTGAATATAGATTAATGAcattaatataatttgatttatcaacgattttacatatttatgatgtatttcAAAGTGATTGGCTCAGTCCTCGAtgacatatatatttattggaCCGAATTTCTACTCATTAATATTGAATGAGTTGCTCGATAAAATTATGAATCAAAATCTCTTCTCTCAACTTCCAAATCCTACCACCACGTCcaaagaaattatattattGGTATGTGGATTTTGGATTGGTACTGTAGAGTCTATTATTAGTAAGGTGTCCCATTTTAACTCTTCCAGAGTTTGAtttctaatttatatataaGATTCTCATTATTTTATAGTGTCCTATATATATAATATCTCTATGCTAATTACTAACTGACATTAATAAAATGATTTATTCCTAATATTCTATGTGATTATTTCTACTTACTTCGTTGACTATTGATTATTTTTAGACACTCTAACTACAAATTAAACCAACTAATCACACAAATAATTGCAACTTCAATTCTGAAATATGcacaattttaaagtttaaagatGACTCTATCTCTTCTCTTCATCACCTTCCTCCTCACCAATGGAGCTTCACTAAAATCACCAAACCCTAATTATTGCCCTCCGTTTAACTGCGGTAACGGCGTCATCATTAGCTACCCATTCTGGCACCAAGCCCAACAACACGAGTACTACTGTGGATATCCAGGTTTTAATATTTCCTGCCATGCTCAAACTCCAGTTCTCCATCTCTCTAACAATGGTGATTTTTATTACCcaataaaaaacataaactcCTCGAATAAATCTGTAACTGTCAGCTACACTGAACTAAACTGTCCGAAGCTAACACATGATTTTGTTCTACGAAACTCCTTGTTTAACTACACGATTGGCAATAAGATTGTGAAGTTCTTTTATAACTGTAGCTTATACCCGCCTTCACTTCCGCATGTTCAATGTCTGCAATATGGTGGTAAGAGATCATATGAGTTTAAGGAAGGAGAAATTCCGGAGTTTGATTGGCGGAGATACTGTGAGTCAACTGTGGTTGCTCCTGTTCTTGATGAGGGAGTGAATGGTGGTTTGTTTGGGTTTAAGTTGACATGGAAGCAACCTGCGGATGGGAAATGTCGGTCGTGTGAGGCTAGCGGTGGATTTTGTGGCTATGATAATGGCTTAACTGATGATT is a window of Mercurialis annua linkage group LG2, ddMerAnnu1.2, whole genome shotgun sequence DNA encoding:
- the LOC126670223 gene encoding TPD1 protein homolog 1-like, producing the protein MIMSFFHFCYRYLIIMLIIITGSGLILGSQSGIETEFLQSYDENNNYSLTMTKKMQQYSYSAHNRKLLFHGSCSNRDISISQSRDSSSGIPQYIVQIISTCSVSRCAPSNIHLHCGWFASARMVNPTIFKRLSYDDCLVNGGKALKNSQMIRFAYSNSFMYILAFKTANFC
- the LOC126667370 gene encoding LEAF RUST 10 DISEASE-RESISTANCE LOCUS RECEPTOR-LIKE PROTEIN KINASE-like 1.2 isoform X1, translating into MTLSLLFITFLLTNGASLKSPNPNYCPPFNCGNGVIISYPFWHQAQQHEYYCGYPGFNISCHAQTPVLHLSNNGDFYYPIKNINSSNKSVTVSYTELNCPKLTHDFVLRNSLFNYTIGNKIVKFFYNCSLYPPSLPHVQCLQYGGKRSYEFKEGEIPEFDWRRYCESTVVAPVLDEGVNGGLFGFKLTWKQPADGKCRSCEASGGFCGYDNGLTDDFFCICDGGRRSISCHDSGNFVTTAQEPNYAAIAAGGLISGALIIIAGTVFYLIQRKKKLGSYKPV
- the LOC126667370 gene encoding LEAF RUST 10 DISEASE-RESISTANCE LOCUS RECEPTOR-LIKE PROTEIN KINASE-like 1.2 isoform X2, whose translation is MTLSLLFITFLLTNGASLKSPNPNYCPPFNCGNGVIISYPFWHQAQQHEYYCGYPGFNISCHAQTPVLHLSNNGDFYYPIKNINSSNKSVTVSYTELNCPKLTHDFVLRNSLFNYTIGNKIVKFFYNCSLYPPSLPHVQCLQYGGKRSYEFKEGEIPEFDWRRYCESTVVAPVLDEGVNGGLFGFKLTWKQPADGKCRSCEASGGFCGYDNGLTDDFFCICDGGRRSISCHDSGNFVTTAQEPNYAAIGGLISGALIIIAGTVFYLIQRKKKLGSYKPV